From a single Bacillus sp. E(2018) genomic region:
- the rplR gene encoding 50S ribosomal protein L18: MITKADKNVARKKRHARVRRVVSGTAQRPRLNVFRSTKHIYAQLIDDQAGVTIVSASSLDKGVSVENGGNVDAAKAIGQEIAKRAVEKGIKSVVFDRGGYLYHGRIKALADAAREAGLEF; the protein is encoded by the coding sequence ATGATCACGAAAGCAGATAAGAATGTCGCTCGTAAGAAAAGACATGCTCGTGTTCGCCGCGTTGTAAGCGGAACAGCACAACGTCCTCGTTTGAACGTATTCCGTTCTACAAAGCACATCTATGCTCAATTGATCGATGATCAAGCAGGTGTAACAATTGTATCTGCATCTTCCCTTGATAAAGGTGTAAGTGTAGAAAACGGTGGAAACGTAGATGCTGCTAAAGCGATTGGTCAAGAAATCGCTAAGCGCGCAGTTGAAAAAGGAATCAAATCGGTAGTATTTGACCGAGGCGGATATTTATATCACGGACGTATTAAAGCATTAGCAGACGCAGCTCGTGAAGCTGGGTTAGAATTTTAA
- the rplF gene encoding 50S ribosomal protein L6, translating to MSRVGNKPIEVPGGVTIDVATDNTVSVKGPKGELSRKFNADIKINVQDNEITVERPSDHKEHRALHGTTRSVLNNMVIGVTNGYERALEIIGVGYRASKAGNKLVLNVGYSHPVEIVPEQGIDIEVPSNTKVIVKGIDKQRVGEVAANIRSVRSPEPYKGKGIRYEGEFVRRKEGKTGK from the coding sequence ATGTCTCGCGTAGGTAACAAACCGATTGAAGTTCCAGGTGGCGTTACAATCGATGTTGCAACTGACAACACGGTTTCTGTAAAAGGCCCTAAAGGTGAACTTTCTCGCAAATTCAATGCTGACATTAAGATTAATGTTCAAGATAACGAAATTACTGTGGAACGCCCGAGCGACCACAAAGAGCACCGTGCATTGCATGGTACAACTCGTAGCGTACTAAACAACATGGTTATCGGTGTAACTAACGGTTATGAAAGAGCTCTAGAAATTATCGGGGTTGGATATCGTGCTTCCAAAGCTGGTAACAAGCTTGTACTTAACGTAGGTTACTCTCATCCTGTTGAAATCGTTCCTGAGCAAGGAATCGACATCGAAGTACCTTCTAACACGAAGGTAATCGTTAAGGGTATTGACAAGCAACGTGTAGGTGAAGTTGCTGCAAACATCCGTTCAGTTCGTTCACCTGAGCCTTACAAAGGTAAAGGTATTCGTTACGAAGGTGAATTCGTTCGCCGTAAAGAAGGTAAAACTGGTAAATAA
- the rpsH gene encoding 30S ribosomal protein S8, translating into MVMTDPIADMLTRIRNANTVRHDKLELPASNMKKEIAEILKREGFVRDVEYVEDSKQGMIRIFLKYGSNNERVISGLKRISKPGLRVYAKSTDLPRVLGGLGIAIVSTSKGIMTDKEARQSQMGGEVLAYVW; encoded by the coding sequence ATGGTTATGACAGATCCAATTGCAGATATGCTTACTCGTATCCGCAACGCAAACACTGTTCGTCACGATAAATTGGAGCTTCCTGCTTCTAATATGAAAAAAGAAATCGCAGAAATCCTAAAGCGTGAAGGTTTTGTTCGCGATGTGGAATATGTAGAGGATAGCAAACAAGGAATGATTCGTATCTTCCTTAAGTACGGTTCTAACAATGAGCGTGTAATCTCAGGTCTTAAGCGTATCTCTAAGCCTGGTCTACGTGTTTATGCAAAATCAACTGATCTTCCACGTGTACTTGGAGGACTTGGTATTGCGATCGTATCTACTTCTAAAGGCATTATGACTGATAAAGAAGCTCGCCAATCACAAATGGGTGGCGAAGTACTAGCGTACGTTTGGTAA
- the rpsN gene encoding 30S ribosomal protein S14 codes for MAKKSMIAKQQRKQKFGVQEYTRCERCGRPHSVIRKFKLCRICFRELAYKGQIPGVKKASW; via the coding sequence GTGGCAAAGAAATCCATGATTGCTAAGCAACAACGCAAGCAAAAGTTCGGAGTGCAAGAATATACGCGCTGTGAACGTTGCGGGCGTCCTCATTCAGTAATCCGCAAGTTCAAACTGTGCCGTATTTGTTTCAGAGAACTTGCTTACAAAGGTCAAATTCCTGGCGTTAAAAAAGCCAGCTGGTAA
- the rplE gene encoding 50S ribosomal protein L5: MNRLQERYKAEILPSLMEKFNYTSVMQAPKIEKIVINMGVGEAVSNSKVLDTAVEELTAIAGQKPVITRAKKSIAGFKLREGMPIGSKVTLRGERMYDFLDKLISVSLPRVRDFRGVSKKSFDGRGNYTLGVKEQLIFPEIDYDKVNKVRGMDIVIVTTANTDEEARELLTQVGMPFQK; the protein is encoded by the coding sequence ATGAACCGTCTACAAGAGCGATATAAAGCAGAGATCTTACCATCTCTAATGGAAAAGTTTAATTACACTTCAGTAATGCAAGCACCAAAGATCGAAAAAATCGTTATCAACATGGGTGTTGGTGAAGCAGTATCCAACTCTAAAGTGTTAGATACAGCAGTAGAGGAACTTACAGCAATCGCTGGTCAAAAGCCTGTGATCACGCGTGCTAAGAAATCTATCGCTGGATTCAAACTTCGTGAAGGTATGCCGATCGGATCAAAAGTTACACTTCGCGGAGAGCGCATGTATGACTTCCTTGATAAGTTAATCAGCGTTTCCCTTCCACGTGTACGTGACTTCCGCGGGGTTTCCAAGAAGTCTTTCGACGGCCGCGGTAACTACACGCTTGGAGTTAAAGAGCAATTGATCTTCCCAGAGATCGACTATGATAAAGTAAACAAAGTTCGCGGAATGGACATCGTTATCGTAACGACTGCGAACACTGACGAAGAAGCACGTGAGCTTCTTACACAAGTCGGAATGCCGTTCCAAAAATAA
- the rplX gene encoding 50S ribosomal protein L24 — translation MHVKKGDKVQVISGKDKGKQGVILEAYPKLNRVLVEGVNVVKKHAKPSQANPQGGILSQEAPIHASNVMPLDPKTGAPTRVGYNVVDGKKVRVAKKSGETLDK, via the coding sequence TTGCATGTGAAAAAAGGCGATAAAGTACAAGTTATTTCCGGCAAGGATAAAGGTAAACAAGGTGTAATCCTTGAAGCTTATCCGAAGCTAAACAGAGTGCTTGTTGAAGGCGTGAACGTTGTTAAGAAACACGCAAAACCTTCTCAAGCTAATCCACAAGGTGGAATCCTTAGCCAAGAAGCACCAATTCATGCTTCTAACGTAATGCCTCTTGACCCTAAAACTGGTGCTCCTACTCGTGTAGGCTACAATGTAGTTGATGGGAAAAAAGTTCGTGTGGCCAAAAAATCTGGTGAAACCCTAGATAAATAA
- the rplN gene encoding 50S ribosomal protein L14 → MIQQESRLRVADNSGAKELLCIKVLGGSGRKYANVGDIIVCSVKSATPGGVVKKGDVVKAVVVRSKRGMRRNDGSYIRFDENAAVIVKDDKGPRGTRIFGPVARELRDKQFMKIVSLAPEVL, encoded by the coding sequence ATGATTCAACAAGAATCCCGTTTAAGAGTAGCTGATAACTCCGGTGCGAAAGAGTTACTTTGCATTAAAGTTCTTGGTGGTTCTGGTCGTAAGTACGCTAACGTTGGTGACATTATCGTTTGTTCGGTTAAGTCCGCAACACCAGGTGGCGTTGTTAAGAAAGGTGACGTTGTTAAAGCGGTAGTGGTACGTTCTAAGCGTGGTATGCGCCGTAACGACGGATCTTACATCCGCTTTGATGAGAACGCGGCTGTAATCGTTAAGGATGATAAAGGTCCTCGAGGAACTCGTATCTTCGGACCAGTAGCACGTGAACTTCGTGACAAGCAATTTATGAAAATCGTATCTCTTGCTCCAGAAGTTCTTTAA
- the rpsQ gene encoding 30S ribosomal protein S17 — MSERNQRKVYTGRVVSDKMDKTITVLVETYKTHTLYNKRVKYSKKLKAHDENNTAKIGDIVKVMETRPLSKDKRFRLVEVVQEAVII; from the coding sequence ATGAGTGAACGTAACCAGCGCAAGGTGTACACTGGTCGTGTTGTTTCTGACAAGATGGACAAAACGATTACAGTGCTTGTAGAAACTTACAAGACTCACACTTTATATAACAAGCGCGTTAAATACTCTAAAAAGTTAAAAGCGCATGATGAAAACAACACTGCTAAAATTGGCGATATCGTAAAGGTTATGGAAACGCGTCCGCTTTCTAAAGACAAGCGATTCCGTCTAGTTGAAGTAGTACAAGAAGCAGTAATTATTTAA
- the rpmC gene encoding 50S ribosomal protein L29, which produces MKANDIRNLTTAEVEQKAKALKEELFNLRFQLATGQLENPARIREVRKAIARAKTVLRERELGITNG; this is translated from the coding sequence ATGAAGGCTAATGATATTCGTAACCTGACCACTGCAGAAGTTGAACAAAAAGCAAAAGCACTTAAAGAAGAGCTTTTTAACCTTCGTTTCCAACTAGCGACAGGTCAACTTGAAAACCCGGCCCGCATTCGTGAAGTTCGTAAAGCAATTGCCCGTGCAAAAACGGTTTTACGTGAAAGAGAGCTTGGGATTACTAACGGTTAA
- the rplP gene encoding 50S ribosomal protein L16 codes for MLLPKRVKYRREHRGKMRGNAKGGTEVHFGEFGLQALEASWITNRQIEAARIAMTRYMKRGGKVWIKIFPSKPYTAKPLEVRMGSGKGAPEGWVAVVKPGKVMFEIAGVSEEVAREALRLAAHKLPVKCKFVKREEVGGDTNEG; via the coding sequence ATGTTATTGCCAAAACGTGTTAAATATCGTCGTGAACACCGCGGTAAAATGCGTGGGAACGCAAAAGGCGGTACTGAAGTTCATTTCGGAGAATTCGGTTTGCAAGCTCTTGAAGCTAGCTGGATTACTAACCGTCAGATCGAAGCAGCTCGTATTGCGATGACTCGTTATATGAAGCGTGGCGGTAAAGTATGGATTAAAATTTTCCCGTCTAAGCCTTACACTGCAAAGCCTCTAGAAGTCCGAATGGGATCTGGTAAAGGTGCTCCTGAAGGATGGGTAGCAGTAGTTAAGCCAGGTAAAGTTATGTTTGAAATCGCAGGTGTCTCTGAAGAAGTGGCACGCGAAGCGTTGCGTCTTGCAGCACACAAACTTCCTGTAAAATGTAAGTTTGTTAAACGCGAAGAAGTGGGTGGTGACACAAATGAAGGCTAA
- the rpsC gene encoding 30S ribosomal protein S3: MGQKVNPIGLRIGVIRDWDSKWYAEKDYANLLHEDLKIRSYIEKRLKDAAVSGVEIERAANRVNITIKTAKPGMVIGKGGSEVEALRKALNDITGKRVHVNIFEIKQADVDAKLVAENIARQLENRVSFRRAMKQAIQRAMRMGAKGIKTQVSGRLGGADIARAEHYSEGTVPLHTLRADIDYGTAEADTTYGKLGVKIWIYRGEVLPTRGTKKEEGGK, encoded by the coding sequence GTGGGTCAAAAAGTAAATCCAATAGGTCTACGTATTGGCGTCATCCGTGACTGGGATTCAAAATGGTACGCTGAAAAGGATTACGCTAATCTTTTACATGAAGACCTTAAGATCCGTTCTTATATTGAAAAGCGTTTAAAAGACGCTGCTGTATCAGGTGTTGAAATCGAACGTGCAGCTAACCGTGTGAATATCACAATCAAAACTGCTAAACCAGGAATGGTTATCGGTAAAGGTGGATCTGAAGTTGAAGCACTTCGTAAAGCCCTTAACGACATCACTGGTAAAAGAGTTCACGTAAACATCTTTGAAATCAAACAAGCTGACGTTGATGCTAAGCTAGTAGCTGAAAACATCGCTCGTCAACTTGAAAACCGTGTATCTTTCCGTCGTGCTATGAAGCAAGCGATCCAACGTGCAATGCGTATGGGTGCGAAAGGTATCAAAACACAAGTGTCAGGCCGTCTTGGCGGAGCTGATATCGCTCGTGCTGAACATTATAGTGAAGGTACTGTTCCTCTTCACACACTTCGTGCAGACATCGATTACGGTACTGCTGAAGCAGACACAACTTACGGTAAGCTTGGAGTTAAAATCTGGATTTATCGTGGTGAGGTCCTTCCAACAAGAGGAACGAAAAAAGAGGAAGGAGGCAAATAA
- the rplV gene encoding 50S ribosomal protein L22 has product MEAKAIAKQVRIAPRKARIVIDLIRGKQVGEALAILRLTPKAASPVIEKVLKSAIANAEHNYEMEPNNLVIKQAFVDEGITLKRFRPRAMGRASRINKRTSHITIVVSEKKEG; this is encoded by the coding sequence ATGGAAGCAAAAGCAATTGCTAAACAAGTGCGTATTGCTCCTCGTAAAGCTCGCATCGTAATCGATTTGATTCGAGGCAAGCAAGTAGGTGAGGCACTTGCGATTCTACGTTTGACGCCTAAAGCAGCTTCTCCTGTAATTGAAAAGGTGCTTAAGTCTGCTATCGCAAACGCAGAACACAACTATGAAATGGAACCGAACAACTTGGTGATTAAGCAAGCGTTCGTTGATGAAGGTATTACTCTTAAGCGTTTCCGTCCTCGTGCGATGGGTCGCGCAAGCCGTATCAACAAACGTACTAGCCACATCACAATCGTTGTTTCTGAAAAGAAGGAGGGTTAA
- the rpsS gene encoding 30S ribosomal protein S19, protein MGRSLKKGPFVDDHLMKKVEALNESNDKKVVKTWSRRSTIFPDFIGHTIAVYDGRKHVPVYCTEDMVGHKLGEFAPTRTYKGHAADDKKTRR, encoded by the coding sequence ATGGGTCGCAGTTTGAAAAAAGGGCCTTTTGTAGATGACCACTTGATGAAAAAGGTCGAGGCACTTAATGAATCTAACGACAAGAAAGTAGTTAAAACTTGGTCTCGTCGTTCTACGATTTTCCCTGACTTCATCGGTCACACAATCGCTGTTTATGATGGTCGTAAACACGTGCCGGTTTATTGTACAGAAGATATGGTCGGTCACAAGTTAGGTGAGTTTGCACCTACTCGTACTTACAAAGGCCATGCAGCTGATGATAAGAAAACAAGACGTTAA